A single region of the Pseudalkalibacillus berkeleyi genome encodes:
- a CDS encoding lipoate--protein ligase family protein: MKEQWYFIDSGACSPAYNMALDEALLEWHSKGEIKPVVRFYEWNPATLSVGYFQKVEKEINLDAVEKHGYGFVRRPTGGRAVLHDQELTYSVIVSEEHPKMPQSVTEAYRVISEGILGGFRNLGLDAYFAVPRTDEEKAGLKNPRSAVCFDAPSWYELVVEGRKVAGSAQTRQKGVILQHGSILLDIDEDKLFDCFKFSNDRVRDRMQKAFSKKAVAINELRAERVTIEESKIAFKRSFAEGLDVEFIPLELTEEQKQYVDQIVDRRYANDEWTYRR; this comes from the coding sequence ATGAAAGAGCAATGGTATTTTATTGATTCTGGTGCTTGTTCACCAGCTTATAATATGGCGCTTGATGAAGCGCTATTGGAATGGCATAGTAAAGGCGAGATAAAACCAGTTGTACGGTTTTATGAGTGGAATCCAGCAACGCTATCAGTTGGATACTTCCAAAAAGTAGAGAAAGAGATCAATTTGGATGCCGTGGAAAAGCACGGATACGGGTTTGTTAGACGCCCAACTGGAGGAAGAGCGGTATTGCACGATCAAGAATTGACGTATAGTGTGATCGTTTCGGAAGAGCATCCAAAGATGCCACAATCTGTTACTGAAGCATACCGCGTTATATCAGAAGGCATACTAGGTGGATTTAGAAACTTAGGTTTGGATGCGTACTTTGCTGTTCCTAGAACAGACGAAGAAAAAGCAGGTCTTAAAAATCCGCGATCAGCCGTTTGCTTTGATGCTCCATCCTGGTATGAATTGGTTGTTGAAGGACGTAAGGTTGCAGGGAGTGCACAAACGAGACAAAAGGGTGTGATTCTCCAACACGGTTCAATATTGCTTGATATCGATGAAGACAAACTATTTGATTGCTTTAAATTCTCAAATGACAGAGTCCGCGATCGGATGCAAAAGGCATTTAGTAAAAAAGCGGTTGCGATTAATGAGTTACGTGCAGAAAGAGTTACGATTGAAGAATCAAAGATAGCATTCAAACGTAGTTTTGCTGAAGGACTTGATGTTGAATTTATACCACTTGAATTAACGGAAGAGCAAAAACAATATGTAGATCAAATCGTTGATAGACGATATGCGAACGATGAATGGACGTACAGACGTTAA
- a CDS encoding patatin-like phospholipase family protein: MDVDGVFSGGGVRAIAFIGALKVAEEKGISFKRTAGTSAGAIIAAFVAAGYTSDEIKELLHEIDLREFLDPRTISIAFPFMKWLTLYWKLGLYKGKKLEQWVEEKLAEKGVRTFADLEEGSIKIIASDITNGRLIVLPDDLERYGILPERFKIAKAVRMSASIPYFFDPIKIYDSTGKKNIFVDGGVLSNFPIWLFQDEKTPQERPVIGFQLQPSQLDQRPNNITNAITLFHGLFDTMMDAHDARHISQAHSADIVFIPVQQISMINFALSHQVIDQLTDFGKESTEKFLRTWRHYPNHNTRAKITLKKSSIL, translated from the coding sequence ATGGATGTTGATGGTGTGTTTTCAGGTGGAGGGGTTAGAGCGATAGCATTTATCGGTGCGTTGAAGGTTGCTGAAGAGAAGGGGATCTCCTTTAAACGAACTGCTGGTACAAGTGCTGGTGCAATCATCGCAGCATTCGTTGCTGCCGGATACACTTCTGATGAAATAAAAGAGCTTCTGCATGAGATTGATTTGAGAGAGTTCTTGGACCCGAGAACAATTTCAATCGCCTTTCCGTTCATGAAATGGTTAACGCTTTATTGGAAGCTTGGGTTATACAAAGGAAAGAAACTTGAGCAATGGGTTGAAGAGAAGCTAGCAGAAAAAGGGGTACGAACATTTGCGGATTTAGAAGAAGGTTCTATCAAAATCATTGCATCTGATATTACGAATGGGAGGTTAATCGTTCTGCCTGATGATTTAGAACGTTATGGCATCTTGCCAGAACGTTTTAAGATTGCAAAGGCGGTTAGAATGAGTGCGAGTATTCCATATTTTTTTGATCCGATCAAAATTTATGATTCTACTGGCAAGAAAAATATCTTCGTTGATGGAGGCGTGTTGAGTAATTTCCCAATCTGGTTGTTTCAAGATGAAAAGACGCCTCAGGAAAGACCTGTCATCGGGTTTCAATTACAACCTTCCCAATTAGATCAAAGACCTAATAACATAACAAATGCCATCACATTATTCCACGGGTTATTTGATACGATGATGGACGCACACGATGCAAGACATATTTCTCAAGCGCATAGTGCTGACATCGTGTTTATACCTGTACAACAAATCTCAATGATTAATTTCGCCTTATCACATCAAGTGATTGATCAGTTGACGGATTTTGGGAAAGAAAGTACGGAGAAATTTCTTAGGACTTGGCGCCATTATCCTAACCATAATACAAGAGCGAAAATTACACTAAAAAAATCGAGCATCTTATAG
- a CDS encoding restriction endonuclease, translated as MNRGYAGFYKGYYLRSSYEYAYAKYLDHHSIQWSYEDDVYDIGYRIYKPDFFFYNKNGVLNKIVEIKSRNEEEKKRARKALRTIGLLNSLEWELISYEELLQLYKVMPISLNSVITEWINSKDTTVNKVAVGKLNGHYNLKHNEKTKREIGNHTKKLWASDSIAKQKMIEGLRKTGLVQKGKLKKPRETRICQLCKRPFNVIVTAQNKFCSRTCSGNVAIKLATETYVNKRKQVHYRIKQYVIQWSKDNKDLILGTPLNKINSTIKPLTDTIQKQYGVKDYRIISKAVFGEDKGRKELLKFMKSVCDEKVC; from the coding sequence ATGAATAGAGGGTATGCGGGCTTTTACAAAGGATACTATTTAAGAAGTTCCTACGAATACGCATATGCCAAATATCTTGATCACCATTCTATTCAATGGAGTTATGAAGACGATGTATATGACATTGGTTACCGCATTTATAAACCAGACTTTTTTTTCTATAATAAAAACGGTGTATTAAATAAAATAGTGGAGATTAAATCAAGAAACGAAGAAGAAAAGAAAAGAGCAAGAAAAGCTTTAAGAACCATAGGACTGCTAAACTCTTTAGAGTGGGAATTAATATCATATGAAGAGCTTCTACAATTATACAAAGTAATGCCAATTTCATTAAATTCAGTAATAACCGAATGGATAAACTCCAAAGATACCACGGTTAATAAAGTTGCTGTTGGTAAGTTGAATGGTCACTACAATTTAAAGCATAATGAAAAGACAAAAAGAGAAATTGGTAACCATACTAAAAAATTGTGGGCTTCTGATAGTATCGCTAAACAAAAGATGATAGAAGGTTTAAGAAAAACAGGGTTGGTACAGAAAGGTAAATTAAAAAAGCCTAGGGAAACGAGAATCTGTCAACTTTGTAAAAGACCTTTTAATGTTATCGTAACCGCTCAAAATAAATTTTGCAGTCGTACTTGTTCTGGAAATGTAGCTATAAAACTTGCTACAGAAACATACGTTAATAAACGAAAACAAGTGCACTATCGAATTAAACAATACGTTATTCAGTGGTCTAAGGATAATAAAGACTTAATTCTAGGAACACCGTTAAACAAAATCAATTCCACTATTAAACCGTTAACAGATACTATCCAAAAACAATATGGAGTAAAGGACTATAGGATAATCTCAAAAGCTGTTTTTGGAGAAGATAAAGGTAGAAAAGAACTTCTGAAGTTTATGAAAAGTGTTTGTGATGAAAAGGTATGCTGA
- the gcvT gene encoding glycine cleavage system aminomethyltransferase GcvT, translating to MSTLQRTPLFEVYKEYGAKVIDFGGWELPVQFSSIKEEHEAVRTKAGLFDVSHMGEITVKGPDAESYLQYVMTNDVSKLKDGGAQYTAMCYETGGTVDDLLVYKRGDEDYLLVVNAANIEKDFEWLLKNEKGNVEIKNISEDIAQLALQGPVAESVLQKLTDYDLSGIGFFKFAEDVEIAGTKALVSRTGYTGEDGFEIYIESKDAPTLWKKILEAGQEDGVLPIGLGARDTLRFEARLALYGQELTADISPLEAGIGFAVKLKKESDFIGKEALVKQKEEGLKRKLVGIEMIDKGIPRTHYEVFKNDEKIGEVTTGTQSPTLGRNLGLAIIDTQYTELGTEVEVQVRKRRLKAEVVKTPFYKR from the coding sequence ATGTCAACTTTACAACGAACACCATTATTTGAAGTGTACAAAGAATATGGAGCGAAGGTAATTGATTTCGGTGGCTGGGAGCTTCCAGTCCAGTTCTCAAGTATTAAAGAAGAGCATGAAGCAGTACGTACGAAAGCAGGTTTATTTGACGTATCACATATGGGAGAAATTACGGTCAAAGGCCCAGATGCAGAAAGTTACCTTCAGTATGTCATGACAAATGACGTTTCCAAGTTGAAGGATGGCGGCGCACAATACACAGCGATGTGTTATGAAACGGGTGGTACAGTAGATGATCTACTCGTTTATAAGCGCGGAGATGAGGATTATCTACTCGTTGTCAATGCAGCTAACATTGAGAAAGACTTCGAGTGGCTCCTGAAAAATGAAAAAGGAAATGTAGAAATTAAGAACATTTCTGAAGATATTGCTCAATTAGCATTGCAAGGTCCAGTTGCAGAATCCGTACTTCAGAAACTGACAGACTACGATCTCAGTGGAATTGGTTTCTTCAAATTTGCTGAAGATGTAGAAATTGCAGGCACGAAAGCGCTTGTTTCTCGTACAGGATATACAGGTGAAGACGGTTTTGAAATTTATATTGAAAGTAAAGATGCACCAACGCTTTGGAAGAAGATTTTGGAAGCTGGTCAAGAAGATGGAGTATTACCAATTGGGTTGGGTGCAAGAGATACACTGCGCTTTGAAGCTCGTCTTGCTCTATACGGACAAGAGCTCACTGCAGACATTTCACCATTAGAAGCTGGAATCGGATTCGCAGTTAAATTGAAGAAGGAATCTGACTTCATAGGTAAAGAAGCTTTAGTGAAGCAAAAGGAAGAAGGTCTAAAGCGCAAGCTCGTCGGAATCGAAATGATTGACAAGGGGATTCCAAGAACGCATTACGAGGTTTTCAAAAATGATGAGAAGATTGGTGAGGTTACGACTGGAACGCAATCCCCAACATTAGGGAGAAACTTAGGTCTTGCCATCATCGATACCCAATACACAGAATTAGGTACAGAAGTAGAAGTACAAGTTCGTAAAAGACGCTTAAAAGCAGAAGTCGTGAAAACGCCTTTCTATAAACGCTAA
- the mntR gene encoding transcriptional regulator MntR, whose amino-acid sequence MPTPSMEDYIERIYQLINEKGYARVSDIAEALEVHPSSVTKMVQKLDKGKYVVYEKYRGFVLTPNGKKLGKRLVYRHELLEEFLKVIGVDPENIYEDVEGIEHHLSWNAIDRIGDLVQYFDENTERVDGLRKVQKKNEEEQEQS is encoded by the coding sequence ATGCCAACTCCAAGTATGGAGGATTATATTGAACGTATTTACCAGCTCATTAATGAAAAGGGATACGCTAGAGTTTCAGATATTGCAGAGGCATTGGAGGTTCATCCATCATCTGTAACGAAAATGGTGCAAAAGCTCGACAAAGGAAAATATGTCGTTTACGAAAAATATCGTGGTTTTGTACTTACTCCTAATGGAAAGAAGCTTGGTAAACGTCTTGTTTACCGACATGAGCTTTTGGAAGAATTCTTAAAAGTCATCGGAGTGGATCCAGAGAACATTTATGAAGATGTTGAAGGGATCGAACATCACTTAAGTTGGAATGCGATTGACCGCATTGGAGATCTCGTACAGTATTTTGATGAAAACACTGAACGAGTCGATGGACTTCGAAAAGTACAAAAGAAAAATGAAGAAGAACAAGAGCAATCATGA
- the gcvPB gene encoding aminomethyl-transferring glycine dehydrogenase subunit GcvPB encodes MSHEKDQALIFEISKPGREGYSLSKLDVPETPIEEMIDADYIREVEPELPEVSELQIMRHYTALSKRNHGVDSGFYPLGSCTMKYNPKINEDVARIPGFAHIHPYQDEETVQGAMEMLYDLQTTLEQITGMDEVTLQPAAGAHGEWTGLMMIRAFHEKNGDHKRTKVIVPDSAHGTNPASATVAGFEAVTVKSDDNGLVDLEDLKRVVGEDTAALMLTNPNTLGLFEEHILDMARIVHEAGGKLYYDGANMNAIMGRTRPGDMGFDVVHLNLHKTFTGPHGGGGPGSGPVGVKKELLPYLPKPILAKTEEGYVFDYNRPDSIGRVKPFYGNFGINVRAYTYILTMGRHGLKKVSDYAVLNANYMMRKLAPHFELPYAQHCKHEFVISGKRQKKLGVRTLDMAKRLLDFGYHPPTIYFPLNVEEGMMIEPTETESKETLDEFIEAMIQIAKEAEESPEVVQQAPHTTVIKRMDETTAARKPILRYQKQ; translated from the coding sequence ATGAGTCACGAAAAAGATCAAGCACTCATATTTGAAATCTCTAAACCTGGACGAGAAGGATATAGCCTATCGAAATTAGATGTTCCTGAAACTCCCATTGAAGAAATGATTGATGCTGATTATATTCGAGAAGTAGAACCTGAACTTCCAGAGGTTTCTGAACTGCAAATCATGCGTCATTATACAGCATTATCGAAACGTAACCATGGAGTCGACTCAGGATTCTATCCTTTAGGTTCTTGTACGATGAAATACAATCCGAAGATCAATGAAGATGTTGCACGTATTCCTGGATTTGCACATATTCACCCATACCAAGATGAAGAAACTGTGCAAGGTGCAATGGAAATGCTTTACGACCTTCAAACAACTCTGGAACAGATCACAGGTATGGATGAGGTTACACTTCAACCAGCTGCTGGTGCTCACGGTGAGTGGACAGGTTTGATGATGATCCGTGCATTCCATGAAAAGAATGGCGACCACAAGCGTACAAAAGTGATCGTCCCTGACTCTGCTCATGGAACAAACCCAGCATCTGCAACCGTTGCAGGCTTTGAAGCCGTCACTGTAAAATCAGATGACAATGGTCTTGTCGATCTCGAAGATTTGAAGCGTGTAGTCGGTGAAGATACTGCAGCCCTCATGCTGACGAATCCGAATACGCTTGGACTTTTTGAAGAGCATATTCTAGATATGGCGAGAATTGTCCATGAAGCAGGCGGAAAGCTTTATTATGACGGAGCAAACATGAATGCAATCATGGGCCGTACACGTCCTGGAGATATGGGCTTTGACGTTGTTCACTTGAACTTGCATAAGACGTTCACAGGACCTCATGGAGGCGGTGGACCAGGATCAGGACCAGTTGGAGTTAAGAAAGAATTACTTCCATATTTACCTAAGCCAATTCTTGCAAAGACAGAAGAAGGCTATGTGTTTGACTACAACCGCCCTGATTCGATTGGACGTGTTAAACCGTTCTACGGAAACTTCGGTATAAATGTCCGTGCGTATACGTACATTTTGACGATGGGTAGACATGGCTTGAAGAAGGTCAGTGACTATGCTGTATTAAATGCGAATTACATGATGCGTAAATTAGCGCCTCACTTCGAGCTACCGTATGCACAGCATTGTAAGCATGAGTTTGTCATTTCAGGTAAGCGTCAGAAGAAGTTAGGCGTCCGCACATTAGATATGGCAAAGCGCTTGCTTGATTTCGGTTACCATCCACCGACCATCTACTTCCCACTAAACGTCGAGGAAGGTATGATGATCGAGCCAACGGAAACGGAATCGAAAGAAACACTGGATGAGTTTATAGAAGCTATGATACAAATCGCGAAAGAAGCTGAAGAATCACCAGAAGTGGTCCAACAAGCACCACACACGACAGTCATTAAACGTATGGATGAAACAACAGCTGCACGTAAACCGATTCTACGTTACCAAAAACAATAA
- a CDS encoding SA1362 family protein, translating into MFLRKFNWIVLLILGLAAFGFVMTLITNPMYLVKMALIFVAVGGLFYFLYKRFIAGRLGGQVSGQYKQAARYSAKKYQSNNTGPLKSKQVKPSPKQKANPSFSKATKKRKNNHNLKVIEGKKGKKKNRAL; encoded by the coding sequence TTGTTTCTACGTAAATTCAACTGGATCGTATTGTTAATATTGGGGCTAGCTGCATTCGGATTTGTGATGACGTTGATTACTAACCCGATGTACCTCGTAAAAATGGCACTGATCTTTGTCGCAGTTGGTGGATTATTCTACTTCTTGTATAAGCGATTTATCGCGGGTAGATTGGGTGGTCAGGTTTCAGGTCAATATAAGCAAGCAGCTCGCTACTCTGCAAAGAAATATCAAAGCAACAATACGGGTCCGTTAAAATCGAAGCAAGTTAAGCCTAGCCCTAAACAGAAGGCAAATCCCTCCTTTTCAAAAGCAACTAAGAAGCGTAAAAACAATCACAACCTTAAAGTAATTGAAGGAAAAAAAGGAAAGAAAAAAAATCGAGCGCTATAA
- a CDS encoding cell wall hydrolase, with amino-acid sequence MPRIKYTNSDIDLMARMMRAEAVGEGKQGMLYVGNIIVNRANADCLDFKNIRTIPQVIYQVQGGNYSFEAVQKGNVFYNRARAAEKKLAKKNLDYWREHPAKYGLWYFNPYAPCPQTWFGQPFAGQYKKHCFYEPAAGTCASVYY; translated from the coding sequence ATGCCAAGAATAAAATACACAAATTCAGACATTGATTTAATGGCTAGAATGATGAGAGCAGAAGCCGTAGGTGAGGGAAAACAAGGCATGTTATATGTCGGTAATATAATTGTTAATCGTGCTAATGCAGATTGTTTAGACTTCAAAAACATAAGGACAATTCCACAAGTCATTTATCAAGTACAAGGAGGAAACTATTCTTTTGAAGCTGTTCAAAAGGGAAATGTATTTTATAACAGAGCGAGAGCTGCAGAGAAAAAGTTAGCAAAAAAGAACTTGGATTATTGGAGGGAGCATCCAGCGAAATATGGTCTTTGGTATTTCAACCCATACGCTCCCTGTCCTCAAACATGGTTCGGCCAACCATTTGCTGGTCAATACAAAAAACATTGTTTTTATGAACCAGCAGCTGGAACATGTGCAAGTGTTTATTATTGA
- a CDS encoding rhodanese-like domain-containing protein: MLIAGLYQRRNLKTLTEEEFRSGYRKAQLIDVRETKEYENGHILGARNIPLSQLRMRHKEIRQDQPVYLYCESGMRTVRAAAVLRKKGVKDLYNLKGGFKKWGGKIKKAK, translated from the coding sequence ATGTTGATTGCTGGTCTATATCAACGTCGAAATTTGAAGACGTTGACTGAAGAAGAATTCCGCAGTGGTTATAGAAAGGCTCAGTTAATTGATGTCCGTGAAACGAAAGAATATGAAAATGGACATATTTTAGGAGCAAGAAACATCCCATTGTCTCAGCTTCGCATGCGTCATAAAGAAATTCGTCAGGATCAACCCGTTTACCTATATTGTGAAAGTGGCATGCGAACAGTAAGAGCTGCTGCCGTGTTAAGAAAGAAAGGCGTTAAAGACCTTTATAACCTTAAAGGCGGATTTAAAAAATGGGGCGGAAAAATTAAGAAAGCTAAATAA
- the splB gene encoding spore photoproduct lyase, which yields MKPFVPQLVYIEPKALEKYPLARELKKKFEDMGLEIRETTSHNQVRDLPGDNELQKYRNAKSTLVIGIRKTLKFDTSKPSAEYAIPLATGCMGHCHYCYLQTTLGSKPYIRTYVNLDEIFAQAQKYMDERAPEITRFEASCTSDIVGIDHLTHSLKRTIEYIGQTELGRLRFTTKYHHVDHLLDAKHNGKTRFRFSVNSKWVIKNFEMATSSLEDRLTAAKKVVEAGYPLGFVVAPLYLHDDWQGGYKELFEIMSETIPADYFSNITFELIQHRFTKPAKKVIEKRYPKSKLEMDEEKRKYKWGRYGIGKYVYQKDEAQELRETIENYIEAYFPEAKVEYFT from the coding sequence ATGAAACCGTTTGTTCCACAATTAGTATATATTGAGCCTAAAGCGCTTGAGAAATATCCTTTAGCACGTGAATTAAAGAAGAAATTTGAAGATATGGGTTTAGAAATTCGTGAAACAACTTCACATAACCAAGTACGTGATCTCCCTGGGGATAATGAACTCCAAAAATACCGTAACGCGAAATCAACACTTGTAATCGGAATTAGGAAAACACTTAAATTTGATACGTCAAAACCGTCTGCAGAATATGCTATACCTTTAGCAACAGGCTGTATGGGCCATTGCCACTATTGTTATTTACAAACAACCCTTGGTTCAAAACCTTATATCCGAACGTATGTCAACTTGGATGAAATTTTCGCACAAGCCCAAAAATACATGGATGAACGTGCCCCAGAAATTACACGTTTTGAAGCATCGTGTACATCTGATATTGTGGGAATCGACCATTTGACTCATTCTTTAAAAAGAACCATTGAATATATTGGACAAACAGAATTGGGACGTCTTCGATTCACCACAAAATATCATCATGTCGATCATCTTCTAGATGCCAAACATAATGGCAAGACGAGGTTTCGGTTTAGTGTGAATAGCAAATGGGTTATTAAAAATTTTGAAATGGCAACCTCTTCACTCGAAGATCGATTAACCGCTGCTAAGAAAGTTGTTGAAGCGGGCTACCCTCTTGGTTTTGTTGTTGCCCCCTTATACTTACATGATGATTGGCAAGGTGGTTATAAAGAGTTGTTCGAGATCATGAGTGAAACAATCCCGGCCGATTACTTCTCTAATATTACCTTTGAACTGATCCAACACAGGTTCACAAAGCCAGCTAAAAAAGTCATTGAAAAAAGGTATCCTAAAAGCAAACTAGAGATGGATGAAGAAAAACGGAAATATAAATGGGGCAGATATGGAATTGGAAAGTATGTATATCAAAAGGATGAAGCACAAGAGTTGAGAGAAACGATAGAGAATTATATTGAAGCATACTTCCCAGAAGCAAAGGTTGAATACTTTACTTAA
- a CDS encoding DUF1385 domain-containing protein yields the protein MSKQKAPAYGGQAVMEGVMFAGKHTYVTAIRRNDDSLDYFEVKKTHRPVLHTLKKIPFVRGFVAIIEASGNGVKHLNFSTERYDVAPEDDEKILEENKPSKLSLILGTAALGVLSFLFGKFLFTLLPAIAAEAFRPIPIFSGHIGQNVIEGILKLVLLLSYLYFISMTPMIKRVFQYHGAEHKVINAYESNLPLTVENVQAQSRLHYRCGSSFILFTVIIGFIIYLFVPSDQLWLRLLSRVALIPVVLGVSYEVLQATNKLRNIPILRYLGYPGLSLQLLTTKEPKDPQVEVAIASFNEMLKRDKEYEKEAIETSAKVV from the coding sequence ATGTCAAAGCAAAAAGCTCCAGCGTATGGCGGTCAGGCTGTAATGGAAGGTGTCATGTTTGCTGGGAAACACACATACGTAACAGCCATTAGGAGAAACGATGATTCATTAGACTACTTCGAGGTCAAAAAGACACATCGTCCTGTACTCCATACTTTGAAAAAGATACCCTTTGTCAGAGGTTTTGTTGCGATTATCGAGGCAAGTGGTAACGGTGTAAAGCATTTAAATTTCTCAACTGAAAGATATGATGTTGCACCTGAAGATGATGAGAAAATTCTAGAGGAAAATAAACCTTCTAAACTGTCATTGATTCTAGGTACTGCTGCACTTGGTGTCTTATCTTTTCTATTCGGGAAGTTCCTGTTCACCTTATTACCAGCAATAGCAGCAGAAGCATTTCGACCAATCCCTATATTTTCGGGTCACATTGGGCAAAATGTTATTGAAGGTATATTAAAGTTAGTTCTATTGCTCTCTTATTTATATTTTATATCGATGACACCCATGATTAAAAGGGTCTTCCAGTATCATGGTGCAGAACACAAAGTCATTAACGCATATGAAAGTAATCTTCCTTTAACAGTAGAAAATGTGCAAGCCCAATCAAGATTGCACTATCGTTGTGGAAGTAGTTTCATACTTTTCACTGTAATAATTGGTTTCATTATCTATTTATTTGTTCCATCCGATCAATTATGGTTACGTCTTCTCTCAAGAGTTGCACTGATTCCAGTTGTGCTCGGCGTATCCTATGAGGTATTACAAGCAACAAATAAATTAAGGAACATACCTATCCTTCGCTATCTTGGTTATCCAGGATTATCGCTACAACTACTAACGACGAAAGAACCGAAAGATCCACAAGTTGAAGTGGCCATTGCTTCGTTTAATGAAATGCTCAAAAGAGATAAAGAATACGAGAAGGAAGCGATTGAAACAAGCGCGAAAGTGGTTTAA
- the gcvPA gene encoding aminomethyl-transferring glycine dehydrogenase subunit GcvPA: MQFRYLPMTEQDEKDMLAEIGIDSIDELFEDIPENVRFKGDLNITEAIPEPDLMKKMTKLAAQNVNTKDYASFLGAGVYDHYIPSIVNHVISRSEFYTAYTPYQPEISQGELQAIFEFQTMICELTGMEVANSSMYDGQTALGEAAFLSGAHTKKKKVVVSKSVHPEALSVLHTYAKGPNLEVVEIDTSNGTTDLNALREAVDGDTACVIVQYPNFYGQIEPLKEIEEIVHQEKAMFVVSSNPLSLGALKPPGQFGADIVIGDAQPFGIPAAFGGPHCGYFATTKKLMRKVPGRLVGQTTDEEGQRGFVLTLQAREQHIRRDKATSNICSNQALNALAASVAMTALGKKGIKEIAIQNLQKAHYAKKQLEANGLEVEFQGKFFNELVVKVTKPVKDINKALLQKGFIGGYDLGQYYPELSNHMLVAVTEQRTKEEIDTFAKELGGVQ; the protein is encoded by the coding sequence GTGCAATTTCGTTACTTACCAATGACAGAGCAAGATGAAAAGGATATGTTGGCCGAGATCGGCATTGACAGCATAGACGAATTATTTGAGGATATCCCTGAAAATGTACGTTTTAAAGGGGACTTGAATATTACCGAAGCCATCCCTGAGCCAGATCTTATGAAGAAGATGACGAAGCTCGCTGCACAAAATGTGAATACGAAGGATTACGCATCGTTTTTAGGTGCAGGTGTATATGATCACTATATACCTTCGATCGTAAATCACGTTATCTCTCGTTCAGAGTTTTATACTGCTTATACGCCTTATCAGCCTGAAATTTCTCAAGGGGAGCTTCAAGCGATCTTTGAATTCCAGACAATGATCTGTGAACTGACAGGAATGGAAGTAGCGAACTCCTCTATGTACGATGGCCAAACAGCCCTCGGCGAAGCCGCTTTCTTAAGTGGTGCTCATACGAAAAAGAAAAAGGTTGTCGTTTCAAAGAGTGTTCATCCTGAAGCGTTAAGTGTACTTCATACGTATGCGAAGGGTCCGAACCTTGAAGTCGTTGAAATTGACACTTCTAATGGAACAACCGATTTAAATGCATTACGAGAAGCGGTTGATGGCGACACAGCTTGTGTTATCGTTCAATATCCTAACTTTTATGGTCAAATAGAGCCATTGAAAGAGATTGAAGAGATTGTTCATCAAGAAAAAGCGATGTTCGTTGTATCCAGTAACCCACTTTCGTTAGGTGCACTTAAGCCACCTGGACAGTTCGGTGCAGATATCGTCATTGGTGATGCACAACCATTCGGTATTCCAGCTGCATTTGGTGGTCCACATTGTGGATATTTTGCAACGACGAAGAAATTGATGCGTAAAGTTCCGGGCCGATTAGTTGGTCAAACGACAGATGAAGAAGGACAACGTGGATTCGTACTGACATTGCAGGCTCGTGAACAGCATATCCGTCGAGATAAAGCGACTTCCAACATCTGTTCAAACCAAGCATTGAACGCTTTAGCAGCATCTGTTGCGATGACAGCACTTGGTAAAAAAGGAATCAAAGAGATTGCAATTCAAAATCTACAAAAAGCACATTATGCCAAAAAGCAGCTAGAAGCAAATGGACTTGAAGTTGAATTCCAAGGAAAGTTCTTTAATGAGTTAGTCGTTAAAGTGACGAAGCCTGTTAAAGACATCAACAAAGCACTCCTTCAAAAAGGATTTATCGGGGGATATGACCTCGGTCAATACTACCCTGAATTGAGCAATCATATGTTGGTTGCGGTAACTGAGCAACGTACAAAAGAAGAAATCGATACATTCGCAAAAGAATTGGGGGGAGTCCAATGA